In Edaphobacter paludis, a single window of DNA contains:
- a CDS encoding nuclease yields the protein MKRQLVFLFAVLCGVAQAQQPIGNVAVQDAMVAGDLTVNNGRAVLVANTTVTAKDRTADVTLNRGGSIHVCATSGLHITSGKSATGPAPLMLSLDRGAIEVQMAATTSDVIMTPDLRFGIASNGPLDLRLRVTSNGDTCVENRGANAPILTGADQFGESSYDLRPGQHVLFEHGSLKEVVDNESSPCGCPPAPTAPGISLADAALAAGSPKQSAEAEHPFPAAISNGLAPVPSAPQAPPGVVHAQVATTLTYDANGEATDNTSSASTPGNSTAAVPAPAPPPVVQPRTAEPRHPSDVGHWIGHFFKRLFGRG from the coding sequence ATGAAGCGCCAGTTGGTCTTTCTGTTCGCGGTGTTATGCGGAGTAGCACAGGCGCAGCAGCCTATCGGAAACGTAGCAGTGCAGGATGCCATGGTTGCGGGCGATCTTACCGTCAATAATGGCCGTGCCGTTCTGGTCGCCAACACCACCGTCACGGCAAAAGACCGGACCGCGGATGTCACCCTCAATCGCGGCGGTTCAATCCACGTATGCGCCACCAGCGGCCTGCACATCACCTCTGGAAAGAGCGCAACAGGCCCTGCGCCGCTGATGCTGTCTCTCGATCGTGGAGCGATTGAAGTCCAGATGGCCGCAACGACCAGCGACGTCATCATGACTCCCGATCTGCGCTTCGGCATCGCCAGTAACGGCCCGCTCGACCTCAGGCTTCGCGTCACCAGCAACGGCGACACTTGCGTAGAAAATCGCGGGGCGAACGCACCCATCCTTACCGGCGCAGACCAGTTCGGCGAATCGAGCTACGATCTCCGGCCCGGGCAGCACGTCCTGTTCGAGCACGGCAGCCTGAAGGAAGTCGTCGACAACGAAAGCTCACCCTGCGGCTGTCCGCCGGCTCCTACCGCTCCGGGAATCTCGTTGGCAGACGCCGCCCTGGCAGCAGGTAGCCCGAAGCAGTCGGCAGAGGCGGAGCATCCCTTTCCCGCCGCCATCAGCAACGGCCTCGCGCCCGTACCATCGGCTCCGCAGGCCCCGCCCGGAGTGGTTCACGCCCAGGTTGCGACGACGCTGACCTACGACGCGAATGGCGAAGCTACTGACAACACTTCGAGCGCCAGCACACCGGGTAACTCCACTGCAGCGGTTCCCGCGCCAGCGCCGCCACCGGTTGTTCAACCGCGAACCGCAGAGCCGCGACACCCGTCGGACGTAGGACACTGGATCGGGCACTTCTTTAAGCGGCTCTTTGGCCGCGGTTGA
- a CDS encoding ATPase domain-containing protein, with protein MTQDDKVKIKQLPTGVPGLDEILGGGLPELSFNIIAGAPGCGKTTLAHQFIFANATPEHPALYFTVLGEPALKMLRYQQQYTFFDMAKLNGAIRFINLSQVLLDHGLEGILEEITKEVEAASPSIVVVDSFRTVLRCVPHGETEMEMGVQAFVQRLGILLAGWEATTFLIGEYHESEMRDNPVFTVADGLFWLSQVPERNSVVRKLQIMKLRGQGSVPGLHTIRITDAGVQAFSRTLGLSIRKKKAASSKLLSIGVPALDEMMGGGIPEGDSLLIAGSSGTGKSLLATQFIAAGIREGEPGIVAIFEERPEEYAVRAGTFGIDLDTPLRDGKLKVIYLRPLDLSVDEAMQAILDAIQEIGAKRLVLDSLAGFEMALAPGFRADFRESLYRMIFSLTGLGVTILSTLEMEESFTELLFSSYSISFLTDDIIRLRYVEIEGQMRKIIMVLKKRRGPHSNDIREYEINAEGVVIGERLTGYDRLITGIPELTRRSKS; from the coding sequence ATGACCCAAGACGATAAGGTGAAGATCAAGCAACTGCCGACCGGGGTCCCGGGCCTCGATGAGATCCTCGGCGGTGGCCTGCCCGAGCTGTCCTTCAACATCATTGCCGGTGCGCCCGGTTGCGGCAAAACCACATTGGCGCATCAATTCATCTTCGCCAATGCCACGCCAGAGCACCCAGCGCTCTACTTCACCGTTCTTGGTGAACCCGCCCTCAAGATGCTGCGCTATCAGCAGCAATATACCTTCTTCGATATGGCGAAGCTGAACGGCGCCATTCGCTTCATCAACCTTAGCCAGGTTCTACTCGATCATGGCTTGGAGGGAATACTCGAAGAGATTACCAAAGAGGTCGAAGCTGCCAGCCCCAGTATCGTGGTGGTGGATTCTTTTCGCACCGTTCTCCGTTGTGTGCCTCACGGCGAAACAGAAATGGAGATGGGAGTTCAGGCCTTCGTCCAGCGTCTAGGCATACTGCTCGCGGGTTGGGAGGCGACCACTTTCCTCATCGGCGAATATCACGAGTCGGAGATGCGGGACAATCCCGTCTTCACCGTCGCCGACGGCCTCTTCTGGCTCTCTCAGGTCCCGGAACGAAACTCCGTTGTGCGTAAGCTTCAGATCATGAAGTTGCGCGGCCAGGGATCGGTTCCCGGTCTGCATACCATCCGCATCACCGACGCCGGCGTGCAGGCGTTCTCGCGCACCCTCGGGCTCAGCATACGCAAGAAAAAAGCTGCTTCGTCAAAGCTTCTTTCCATAGGCGTTCCGGCATTGGACGAGATGATGGGAGGAGGCATCCCCGAAGGCGACAGCCTATTGATAGCCGGTTCTTCCGGAACCGGAAAGTCGCTTCTCGCCACCCAGTTCATAGCGGCGGGCATACGCGAGGGTGAGCCTGGGATCGTGGCCATCTTTGAAGAGCGCCCTGAAGAATACGCAGTGCGCGCAGGCACCTTCGGTATCGATCTCGATACCCCGCTACGCGATGGGAAGCTCAAAGTCATCTACCTGCGTCCCCTCGACCTTTCCGTGGACGAAGCCATGCAGGCCATCCTGGATGCGATTCAGGAGATCGGAGCCAAGCGGCTGGTTCTCGATTCGCTCGCGGGCTTTGAGATGGCCCTCGCCCCTGGATTCCGCGCCGACTTCCGCGAATCCCTCTACCGCATGATCTTCTCGCTCACCGGACTTGGCGTAACCATTCTCAGCACACTGGAGATGGAGGAGTCCTTCACGGAGCTGCTCTTCAGCAGCTACTCGATCTCGTTTCTCACCGACGACATCATTCGGCTTCGTTACGTGGAAATCGAAGGCCAGATGCGCAAGATCATCATGGTCCTCAAGAAGCGTCGCGGGCCTCACAGCAATGACATTCGCGAGTACGAAATCAACGCCGAAGGTGTCGTCATCGGCGAGCGGCTCACCGGCTATGACCGCCTCATCACCGGAATTCCGGAGCTCACCCGTCGCTCTAAGTCCTAA
- a CDS encoding aminodeoxychorismate/anthranilate synthase component II: MVFVLDNYDSFTYNLVQYMGELGADMIIRRNDELTPAEVEALRPDRILISPGPCTPQDAGISIELIRHFATAGRSIPILGVCLGHQAIGAAFGGNVVRAPKLMHGKTSEVEHDGRTIFKGIPSAMTCTRYHSLIVAEDGFPEELEVSARTVDGETIMALRHRELPIEGVQFHPESVLTVHGKQMIQNFLNM, from the coding sequence ATGGTCTTCGTCCTCGACAACTACGACTCGTTCACCTACAACCTCGTCCAGTACATGGGCGAACTCGGCGCTGACATGATCATCCGGCGCAACGACGAGCTCACGCCAGCCGAGGTGGAAGCCCTGCGCCCCGACCGCATCCTCATCTCGCCCGGCCCCTGCACTCCGCAGGATGCAGGCATCAGCATCGAGCTGATCCGGCACTTTGCGACCGCAGGCCGCAGTATCCCCATCCTCGGCGTCTGTCTCGGACATCAGGCCATTGGAGCCGCGTTCGGCGGCAACGTCGTGCGCGCGCCCAAGCTGATGCACGGCAAGACCAGCGAAGTCGAGCACGACGGCAGGACCATCTTCAAAGGCATTCCCTCCGCGATGACCTGCACCCGCTACCACTCTCTGATCGTTGCTGAAGATGGCTTCCCCGAAGAGCTGGAAGTCTCGGCGCGTACCGTCGATGGCGAGACCATTATGGCGCTGCGCCATCGCGAGTTGCCCATCGAAGGTGTGCAGTTCCACCCCGAGAGCGTCCTGACTGTGCACGGCAAGCAGATGATCCAGAACTTTCTGAACATGTAG
- the glmM gene encoding phosphoglucosamine mutase codes for MKKLFGTDGIRGVAGQPPLDGRTVHAIGLALAHTLKATSPSPRVILGMDTRESSDSIAAILTAGLTSGGASVESAGVITTPAIAFLTHTHGFAAGIVISASHNPWQDNGIKLFGPDGFKLPDATELAIEDEIFRHLETSAVPAEQTPQAPPVNDADRAEYIRFLLSSVPGLSLDGKRIVVDCANGAASSVAPQLFAELNSKGGGEVVITHSSPDGFNINEFCGALHPDVVAAEVVTQKASMGITFDGDADRALFADETGKVVNGDAVLLLAARDLQLRGMLTNDTVVATTMSNMGLEAALKRSGIQMLRAAVGDKYVLEQMLSTGAALGGEQSGHIIFNGRSTTGDGLLTALLVLDTVHRSGKTLGELVSDLKVFPQVIVNVKVREKKPLESIPTVADAIRAAEDELADSGRVVIRYSGTETLCRVMIEAESEPLMRHHANTIAEAIRTELGV; via the coding sequence ATGAAGAAGCTTTTTGGAACCGACGGCATCCGTGGCGTAGCCGGACAACCACCCCTCGACGGCCGCACCGTCCACGCCATTGGCCTCGCCCTCGCGCACACGTTGAAGGCGACGTCGCCCTCTCCGCGCGTCATTCTCGGAATGGACACTCGCGAATCCAGCGACTCTATCGCTGCCATCCTCACCGCTGGCCTCACGTCCGGAGGAGCCAGCGTCGAGAGCGCGGGCGTCATCACCACTCCGGCAATTGCCTTCCTCACGCACACGCATGGCTTCGCTGCTGGCATCGTCATCTCCGCTTCGCACAATCCCTGGCAGGACAATGGCATCAAGCTCTTCGGCCCCGACGGCTTCAAACTCCCCGACGCCACCGAACTCGCGATCGAGGATGAGATCTTCCGCCACCTCGAAACCTCCGCCGTCCCCGCCGAACAAACCCCGCAAGCCCCTCCCGTCAACGATGCCGACCGCGCCGAATACATCCGCTTCCTGCTCAGCTCCGTTCCCGGCCTCTCACTCGACGGCAAGCGCATCGTCGTCGACTGCGCCAACGGAGCTGCTTCCTCGGTCGCCCCGCAGCTCTTCGCCGAACTCAACTCCAAAGGCGGCGGCGAAGTCGTCATCACGCATTCCAGCCCCGACGGATTCAACATCAATGAGTTCTGCGGAGCTCTCCACCCGGACGTGGTTGCCGCCGAAGTCGTCACTCAGAAGGCCTCCATGGGCATCACCTTCGACGGTGACGCCGACCGCGCACTCTTTGCTGACGAAACTGGCAAAGTCGTCAATGGCGACGCTGTCCTTCTCCTCGCCGCCCGCGACCTGCAACTCCGCGGCATGCTCACCAATGACACCGTCGTGGCCACGACGATGTCCAACATGGGCCTGGAAGCCGCGCTCAAGCGCAGCGGCATACAGATGCTCCGTGCTGCTGTAGGCGACAAGTATGTCCTCGAGCAGATGCTCTCCACCGGCGCCGCACTGGGCGGCGAACAGTCCGGCCACATCATCTTCAACGGCCGTAGCACCACCGGCGATGGCCTGCTCACCGCGCTGCTCGTGCTCGACACCGTCCACCGCAGCGGTAAAACCCTCGGCGAACTCGTCTCCGACCTCAAGGTCTTCCCCCAGGTCATCGTTAACGTCAAGGTCCGCGAAAAGAAGCCCCTTGAAAGTATCCCCACCGTAGCCGACGCCATTCGCGCCGCCGAAGACGAGCTCGCCGACTCAGGGCGCGTCGTCATCCGTTACAGCGGCACCGAAACTCTCTGCCGCGTTATGATCGAAGCCGAATCGGAACCCCTCATGCGCCACCACGCCAACACCATCGCCGAGGCCATTCGCACCGAACTCGGCGTCTGA
- a CDS encoding ATP-binding protein, with protein MKSVLLNGNLHHLCHAVSEASPTPIAAVDGSGHLIRYVNPAFCLLTGKDKANLIGCAFSSVLSTEDDCLPMLARVYRSGIPEVHIGHDGSIEHPLFWSYTMSPILGTKGGRIGIFIRVSESTPNHRDAVAMNQALLVSSVRQHELTEAAVVLNMQLQEQMLITTQAQAALIRTEKLASVGRMAAVIAHEINNPLDAVMNTVYLALTTKGLPEPARQYLELAEDELKRIAHITRQTLGFYRESTQPSTFFIAPLLDSVLDLLRARAKSSHAVIQRRCDEQLQITAVAGELRQVFANLLLNSLDAIPDRGTVKLRCSRSSRSGHPGHWVRVTIADNGGGIDADTLPNIFEAFFTTKGAIGNGLGLWVSKQIIEKHGGSIRARSNRGGARTGTVFSVILPVDPL; from the coding sequence TTGAAAAGCGTTCTCCTGAACGGCAATCTCCATCATCTCTGTCATGCCGTATCTGAAGCCTCGCCTACTCCCATTGCAGCAGTCGATGGATCCGGCCACCTCATCCGCTATGTCAATCCCGCCTTCTGCCTGCTTACCGGTAAAGATAAAGCCAATTTAATTGGCTGTGCTTTTTCGTCGGTTTTATCGACCGAAGACGATTGTCTGCCAATGCTGGCACGCGTCTATCGCAGTGGAATACCGGAAGTGCACATCGGCCACGACGGCTCCATCGAGCATCCCCTCTTTTGGTCTTATACGATGTCGCCGATTCTAGGAACAAAGGGCGGTCGAATTGGAATCTTTATTCGAGTGTCGGAATCGACGCCCAATCACCGCGACGCAGTCGCCATGAACCAGGCACTCCTGGTCAGTTCGGTGCGCCAGCATGAGCTGACAGAAGCCGCGGTCGTCCTGAACATGCAACTGCAAGAACAGATGCTGATAACCACTCAGGCGCAAGCCGCTCTGATTCGCACCGAAAAACTCGCCTCGGTGGGACGCATGGCCGCTGTGATAGCGCATGAGATCAACAATCCTCTCGATGCCGTGATGAATACGGTCTACCTGGCGCTAACCACCAAAGGGCTCCCGGAGCCGGCCCGTCAATATCTGGAACTCGCGGAGGATGAACTCAAGCGCATTGCCCATATCACTCGTCAAACGCTCGGCTTCTACCGCGAATCGACCCAACCGTCTACATTCTTCATCGCGCCGCTCCTGGATTCCGTATTAGATCTACTAAGGGCCAGGGCCAAATCCAGCCACGCCGTGATACAGAGACGATGCGATGAACAACTCCAGATAACGGCAGTCGCCGGAGAGTTGCGGCAGGTCTTTGCGAACCTCCTGCTGAACAGCCTTGACGCCATCCCCGACAGAGGAACCGTCAAGCTGCGTTGCTCTCGTTCATCGCGTTCGGGTCACCCCGGTCATTGGGTAAGAGTCACCATCGCCGACAACGGAGGAGGCATCGACGCGGACACGCTTCCGAATATCTTTGAGGCCTTCTTCACCACCAAGGGCGCAATCGGAAATGGCCTGGGTCTGTGGGTCAGCAAACAGATCATCGAGAAACACGGCGGCTCAATCCGTGCCCGCTCTAATCGCGGCGGAGCACGAACCGGCACCGTCTTCAGCGTTATTCTTCCCGTTGATCCACTCTAA
- a CDS encoding tetratricopeptide repeat protein: protein MDQQTKQALKHDQFIDTTHQSLEWASENRKTVIIASSILFALIIILVGGFVIYNNRCDAASVAFGAAMQEYQTPLAEPGQAVPAGVKTYPTVAERAKAANQLFMAAADKYSMEPDGKTARYFGGLTYIEAGNNSAAENTLKQVASGWNSELASLAKLSLANLYRQTGEDAKAVDLYNELTAKPTTSVPAGLAQLQLAEMYESQGKTEDAKKIYAKLKDKDGKSAVGLLAAQKLNPSAAAAALQR from the coding sequence GTGGATCAGCAGACCAAGCAAGCTCTCAAGCACGACCAGTTCATCGACACCACGCACCAGAGCCTCGAGTGGGCCAGCGAAAACCGCAAGACCGTCATCATCGCCAGCTCCATCCTGTTCGCGCTCATCATCATTCTGGTCGGGGGATTTGTCATCTATAACAACCGCTGCGATGCGGCTTCAGTCGCCTTCGGCGCGGCCATGCAGGAGTACCAGACACCGCTCGCCGAACCCGGCCAGGCCGTCCCTGCCGGCGTCAAGACCTACCCCACCGTCGCCGAGCGCGCCAAGGCAGCCAATCAACTTTTCATGGCAGCCGCCGATAAGTACAGCATGGAGCCCGACGGAAAGACGGCCCGCTACTTTGGCGGCCTCACCTATATCGAAGCCGGCAACAACTCTGCGGCCGAAAACACGCTGAAGCAGGTCGCCAGCGGCTGGAACAGTGAACTGGCCTCGCTCGCCAAGCTCTCCCTCGCGAATCTCTATCGCCAGACCGGAGAGGACGCCAAGGCAGTCGACCTCTACAACGAGCTGACCGCAAAGCCCACCACGTCCGTTCCCGCTGGCCTCGCACAGCTCCAATTGGCCGAGATGTACGAGTCGCAAGGCAAGACCGAGGACGCGAAAAAGATCTACGCCAAGCTCAAGGATAAAGATGGAAAGAGCGCCGTCGGATTGCTCGCTGCGCAGAAGCTGAACCCCTCAGCCGCGGCCGCCGCGCTTCAACGCTAA
- a CDS encoding DUF2905 family protein translates to MSDLGRILIFLGLLLVVAGLVVLGLNRLNIPLGRLPGDFNWRGRGWSVSFPIVTCLLLSVLVSLLLWVVNHLRR, encoded by the coding sequence ATGTCTGACCTTGGCCGCATCCTGATCTTTCTCGGCCTGCTGCTCGTCGTGGCGGGGTTGGTGGTGCTCGGGCTCAATCGCCTCAACATCCCGCTGGGCCGTCTCCCCGGCGACTTCAATTGGCGCGGCCGAGGCTGGTCGGTCTCGTTTCCTATCGTCACCTGCCTTCTGCTCAGCGTCCTTGTAAGCCTGCTCCTCTGGGTCGTAAACCACCTGCGCCGCTAG
- a CDS encoding response regulator — translation MQRILIVDDDHLVANTLALIFLKNGFEAKTAYSADEALESARSFSPDLLLCDVTMPGRDGLALVCDITRELPSCRIIVLTGFYSNIKDVREQSSKLDRPVGILTKPCPPTDLLREAASMLATAS, via the coding sequence ATGCAACGAATTCTCATCGTTGACGATGATCATTTGGTCGCCAACACACTTGCGCTCATCTTTTTGAAGAACGGCTTCGAAGCCAAAACTGCCTACTCGGCAGATGAAGCCCTCGAGTCTGCACGCTCCTTCAGTCCCGATCTCCTTTTATGTGATGTCACAATGCCCGGAAGAGATGGCCTCGCCCTGGTCTGTGACATCACCCGCGAACTTCCCTCCTGCCGCATCATCGTCCTGACTGGCTTCTACTCCAACATCAAGGACGTGCGCGAGCAATCCAGCAAACTAGACCGTCCCGTAGGCATCCTCACTAAACCCTGCCCGCCAACGGATCTGCTCCGTGAAGCCGCCTCCATGCTGGCCACCGCGAGCTAG
- the xseA gene encoding exodeoxyribonuclease VII large subunit: MGEKEEKPPTLASLRAGRGKPRAAKPAPIQTDLFFAPEPTKPDVPRPAFEVIGKSGITSKEGNLAAAPAHQPSEAPSLPTQRRIWTVRDLVIDIRQQVEGGYPDLWVEGEISNYRAAPSGHVYFTLKDGDAQLPVVLFRRQSTLLRFRPADGLAVLVRGRISIYESRGQLQLIAETLEPRGAGALQLAFEQLKARLLAEGLFDAARKRSLPAFPRCVGVITSPTGAVIRDIVNVVRRRHARLNLLVYPATMQGASCCTSVAAGIRYFNNNPSLVDVIILARGGGSIEDLSGFNDESLAQAIAASEIPIVSAIGHETDFTIADFVADLRAPTPSAAAELVTAAQHRIEERIQALATRVHRAGRFHLMHARQRYARLSSESVLNRLRDAVSRRDQRIDELSLRLNAATTRTLRIPAQRVAALTERLRRQNISIRIAATQRRLQTTTERLLRTSTRALTVNQTRLSRATAQLEALSPLAVLSRGYALVYLYEGAEKSILLRSAEDAAPGQTIRARLAQGTLTAKVSDNKTIED; encoded by the coding sequence ATGGGCGAGAAAGAAGAAAAGCCGCCAACCCTAGCAAGCCTGCGGGCAGGCCGCGGAAAGCCACGCGCCGCAAAGCCTGCACCCATCCAGACTGACCTCTTCTTCGCCCCCGAACCAACGAAACCGGATGTTCCGCGTCCGGCCTTTGAGGTCATCGGCAAAAGCGGCATAACTTCCAAAGAAGGCAACCTGGCCGCTGCCCCAGCCCACCAACCCAGCGAAGCCCCCAGTCTTCCCACCCAACGCCGCATCTGGACCGTCCGCGATCTAGTCATCGACATCCGCCAACAGGTCGAAGGCGGCTACCCTGACCTCTGGGTCGAGGGCGAAATCTCCAACTACCGCGCCGCTCCCTCGGGGCACGTCTACTTCACGCTGAAAGACGGCGACGCCCAACTCCCCGTGGTTCTCTTCCGCCGCCAGTCCACTCTTCTCCGCTTCCGCCCCGCTGACGGCCTTGCCGTCCTCGTCCGTGGCCGCATCTCCATCTACGAGAGCCGAGGCCAGCTCCAGCTCATCGCCGAAACACTGGAACCTCGCGGAGCCGGAGCCCTCCAGCTAGCCTTCGAGCAGCTTAAAGCCCGCCTGCTCGCCGAAGGCCTGTTCGACGCCGCCCGTAAGCGCTCACTCCCGGCATTCCCAAGGTGCGTCGGCGTCATCACGTCACCTACGGGCGCCGTCATCCGCGACATCGTCAACGTCGTCCGTCGACGTCACGCCCGCCTCAATCTGCTCGTCTATCCGGCCACGATGCAGGGAGCAAGCTGCTGCACGTCCGTAGCGGCTGGAATCCGTTACTTCAACAACAACCCATCGCTCGTAGACGTCATCATCCTCGCACGCGGCGGCGGCTCCATCGAAGACCTCTCCGGCTTCAACGATGAGTCCCTCGCCCAGGCCATCGCTGCGTCCGAGATCCCCATCGTCTCCGCGATCGGCCACGAGACCGACTTCACCATAGCCGACTTCGTAGCCGACCTCCGCGCTCCTACTCCTTCAGCCGCGGCTGAGCTCGTCACTGCCGCCCAGCACCGCATCGAAGAGCGCATTCAGGCCCTCGCCACCCGCGTCCACCGCGCCGGTCGGTTCCACCTGATGCACGCCCGCCAGCGTTACGCCCGCCTCTCCTCCGAATCCGTCCTCAACCGGCTCCGCGACGCCGTCAGTCGCCGCGATCAGCGCATCGACGAGCTAAGCCTGCGCCTCAACGCGGCCACCACTCGAACCCTGCGCATCCCCGCGCAGCGCGTAGCCGCTCTCACCGAACGCCTCCGCCGCCAGAACATCTCCATCCGCATCGCCGCCACCCAGCGCCGCCTGCAAACCACCACAGAGCGCCTGTTACGGACCTCAACCCGGGCACTCACTGTAAATCAAACCCGTCTCAGCCGTGCCACCGCCCAGCTTGAAGCTCTATCGCCGCTGGCCGTGCTCTCCCGAGGCTATGCGCTCGTTTATCTCTACGAGGGGGCCGAAAAAAGCATCCTATTACGATCCGCCGAAGATGCCGCACCGGGACAAACCATTCGCGCCCGGCTCGCCCAAGGCACACTAACTGCAAAAGTATCGGACAATAAGACAATAGAAGATTAA